The following coding sequences lie in one Apium graveolens cultivar Ventura chromosome 3, ASM990537v1, whole genome shotgun sequence genomic window:
- the LOC141712360 gene encoding fibrillin-5, chloroplastic, protein MATKLVHSPIPAPSVGPTMCIIPNLVRTPRPFSTTDITNKKNTRIKQHPNGFRFISTIKVAEQTSTVVGDDDEETEGSVSCKTAAQVKAELSDILQGVNRGIFGVPTEKKSEIENFVKLLESQNPTPDPTQNLEKVAGCWKLLYSTIRILGSKRTKLGLRDFIGLADFLQIIDVAEGKAVNVIKFNARGLNLLNGKLTIEATFKVASKSRVDISYRNSTITPDQLMNLFRKNYDILLGIFNPEGWLEITYVDDMLRIGRDDKGNIFILERSTEDNLC, encoded by the exons ATGGCAACAAAGCTTGTCCATTCTCCAATCCCTGCTCCTAGTGTGGGCCCTACAATGTGTATTATCCCAAATCTCGTGAGAACTCCAAGACCATTCTCAACCACTGACATAACTAACAAGAAGAACACTAGGATTAAGCAGCACCCAAATGGTTTCAGATTTATTTCTACCATTAAAGTTGCTGAGCAGACCTCTACTGTAGTAGGAGATGATGATGAAGAGACAGAAGGGTCAGTAAGTTGCAAGACAGCTGCTCAAGTTAAAGCAGAACTTAGCGATATCTTACAAG GTGTTAATAGAGGGATTTTCGGGGTCCCGACGGAGAAAAAATCTGAGATTGAAAATTTTGTTAAGCTTCTAGAATCACAAAATCCAACTCCAGATCCAACTCAGAATCTTGAGAAG GTGGCTGGATGCTGGAAACTTCTTTATAGTACAATTAGAATTCTTGGATCAAAGAGAACAAAGCTGGGACTGCGTGATTTCATTGGTTTGGCAGACTTTCTCCAGATAATTGATGTTGCTGAG GGTAAAGCAGTTAATGTAATCAAGTTCAATGCAAGAGGCCTGAATTTATTGAATGGCAAACTAACCATTGAAGCCACCTTCAAGGTTGCATCCAAATCA AGAGTTGATATTAGTTACAGAAACTCGACGATAACTCCTGATCAG CTGATGAATTTGTTCCGGAAGAattatgatattttgcttggaATCTTTAATCCAGAAGGCTGGCTTGAGATCAC GTACGTAGATGATATGTTGAGAATAGGGAGGGATGATAAAGGCAATATATTTATATTAGAGAGATCAACAGAAGACAATCTATGCTGA
- the LOC141712361 gene encoding protein BOLA2, protein MGVTKEQVESSLRSKLSPSHLEVVDTSGGCGASFAVEIVSDQFEGKRLLERHRMVNAALVEEMKDIHALSITKALTPEQHLKKQQESEKSQVAA, encoded by the exons ATGGGAGTAACCAAGGAGCAGGTTGAGTCATCTCTTAGGTCAAAGCTCAGTCCTTCTCATCTT GAAGTTGTTGACACATCTGGAGG TTGTGGTGCCAGTTTTGCTGTTGAAATCGTTTCCGATCAGTTTGAAGGAAAGAGGTTGCTGGAGAGGCATAGGATGGTAAATGCTGCATTGGTAGAGGAAATGAAGGACATCCATGCCCTATCCATAACTAAAGCTCTGACTCCTGAGCAGCATTTGAAAAAGCAGCAGGAgtctgaaaaatctcaagttgcCGCTTGA